The following DNA comes from Candidatus Eisenbacteria bacterium.
GCAGGCGTTGATCCCGCCGTAGATCTCGCTGGAGGGAAACACGAAGCCGCGCCTCTTGCAGAGGGCGACCACCTTCTCCATCACCTTCTCCATGCGTCCTCCCCGCTGGTAGATCGACAAGAATACGTTAGACTCTAGCCTCTTCGAGAGCTTTCGTTCAACGCCGGTGGTGGGCGCCCGTTCTGGGGGGCCTTGGATGCGGCTGCTGCGCCTCATCGAGGGCCCCGGAGGAGAGGCATGCTCGAGTTCGCGATCGCGATCGCCCGGGAAGCGGGCGAGATCCTCATGAAGAGCTACGGTCAGATCGAGCGGGGGGCGGTCGGCTACAAGGGATGGCGGAATCTGGTCACCGAGACCGATCTCGCTGTCGAGGCGCACCTCGCCCGGCGCATCGCCGAGGCCTTCCCCGCGCACGGCATCCATGCCGAGGAGCGGGTCCGGCGCGAGCCCGCGCCGGGAGAAGAGCACCGTTGGGTGATCGACCCTCTCGATGGGACCACCAACTTCGTCCACGCCCATCCCTTCTTTTGCGTCTCCATCGCCCTGGAGAGATCGGGCAGAGGGGTCGTGGGGGTCATCTACGCTCCTTACCTCGAGGAGCTGTTCATAGGGGAGGCGGGGAAGGGAGTCACCCTCAATGGCAACCGCTGCCGCGTCTCGGAGGAGGGGGACCTATCTCACGCCCTCCTGGCAACCGGCTTCGCCTACCGTCAGGATGAGCTGTCGAACAGCAACCTCGAGAACTGGGCCCGTCTCTCTCTGCGCGCCCGCGGCCTGCGGCGCTGCGGCGCAGCAGCTCTCGATCTGGCTCATGTCGCCTGCGGGCGCTACGACGGCTTCTGGGAGATCTACCTCTCTCCTTGGGATGTGGCGGCCGGCGCCCTCATGGTGGAGGAGGCCGGGGGCCGCGTGACCGATCTCGCCGGAGGGGATCGATGGCGCGACGGATGGGAGATCGTGGCTTCGAACGGGCCGCTCCACGAGGAGATCAGGAGCCTGCTGACCGGACCCGGGCCCAGGATCGACGAGACCTAGCCTCTCCTTGACCTCCTGCCCCAGAATGTAGGATCCTTTATGGACTCTGGAAGTGGAGGGCCCATGTCTCAAGCCTCAGGGCGCGTGGCCGCGTCGTGACGCGCATCGGGACCTGGCTGATCGCATGCTGTCTTGCGATCGTCTCCGCGGGACATGCGTCCAGCATCCACCCCGCCCTCGGCGCCCTCATGGAGCGCCCCTCCGCCGAGGCGCCTCTTCCGGTCTGGGTCTTCTTCGCCGATCGAGGCCATCGTTCCGAGGCGGAGCGCGCCGAGGCTCTGCGTGCCGCGCAGGATGGAATGGGCGAGAGGGCGCTGGCCCGGCGCGCGCGCGCGGGCTGCCCTCTTGCAGACGATGCGGACCTGCCCCTCCGGAGGGAGTATCGGGAGACTGTCGAGCGGCTCGGGACAATCAGGCATGAGAGCCGCTGGCTCAACGCGGTCAGCGCGTGGCTCACCAGCGACGCGATCGAGCGCGCCGCGCTCCTTCCATTCGTCCTCGAGATCAGGCCGGTCGCTCGGGGGATCACATCCGGCCTCGGCCCCGAGCGGGCCCCCGACGGCAGGATCCTGGAGCGACCCGATCCCGCGCGAGGGCCCCTGC
Coding sequences within:
- a CDS encoding inositol monophosphatase — translated: MLEFAIAIAREAGEILMKSYGQIERGAVGYKGWRNLVTETDLAVEAHLARRIAEAFPAHGIHAEERVRREPAPGEEHRWVIDPLDGTTNFVHAHPFFCVSIALERSGRGVVGVIYAPYLEELFIGEAGKGVTLNGNRCRVSEEGDLSHALLATGFAYRQDELSNSNLENWARLSLRARGLRRCGAAALDLAHVACGRYDGFWEIYLSPWDVAAGALMVEEAGGRVTDLAGGDRWRDGWEIVASNGPLHEEIRSLLTGPGPRIDET